One Oryza brachyantha chromosome 3, ObraRS2, whole genome shotgun sequence DNA segment encodes these proteins:
- the LOC102708789 gene encoding E3 ubiquitin ligase PARAQUAT TOLERANCE 3-like gives MGVVYYKYKSAKETFSVPVPHSFVSVSELKQLILTSDKYGRGRTRGRGPREDIVISNSQTGEEFLDGSALIPQNSTVLIRRTAGQLSEKIVLFSSRKVTEDGAVASNKSEITESTSKSISSTEVQDEDAAIASIIDAAELKWEDKPSKRVQTGGRFTSGHYGHGPVEGETPPPGYVCRSCGVPGHFIQHCPQERKTPPSGYICYSCRIPGHFIHHCPTIGDPKFDDYKKSHSLWPEVSASPVDGIPSALAPAASVSVVDDLPAELHCRLCNKVMTDAVLTSKCCFDSFCDKCIRDYIITQSKCICGVKVLADDLVPNQTLRSTISNMLATRASSITSGTGKNRSSSGSNLDNNSANRTPPVALEMQSKDHHISSAAPDAGLQVPTEDNMSHLEHKLTTGVDLEVKDEGNSAGISVEKAVQTADARLKDGSESTSKVTAISGTLEPKASKTDQSKKKRKKADSTKIGHPNNGNYNTPFDPAYYNPYACGYPWVSEPYMHGSLGMPYGDPSLGMPYGDPSLGMPYGGYPMGPYGINSISNMPLPFPSAMQGNLVNTRSWETQPMLQRASGDAARSRLAAKPKEPANQSRSSERDQHLRYSHGTDSRNNGSRSSSDRRSSHRRSRDRAEDHRSSDYAEDHRSKKRTRASSPTDGDRHSRARSRHSSRSRTHEDSSDDERNFKRRWGDRR, from the exons ATGGGTGTTGTgtattacaaatataagagTGCAAAGGAAACTTTTTCCGTGCCTGTGCCCCATTCCTTTGTCTCTGTTTCTGAACTCAAGCAGCTCATCTTGACGAGCGACAAATATGGCCGTGGCCGCACCCGTGGCCGCGGCCCCAGAGAAGATATTGTCATCTCCAACTCCCAGACCGGCGAAG AATTTCTAGATGGAAGTGCATTGATACCACAGAACTCAACTGTGCTAATCCGCCGAACTGCTGGGCAACTATCAGAGAAAATCGTCTTGTTCTCCTC GAGGAAAGTCACAGAAGATGGTGCTGTTGCTTCAAACAAATCAGAGATTACTGAATCAACCTCAAAATCCATTTCCTCTACAGAAGTACAGGATGAGGATGCTGCAATCGCATCTATAATTGATGCAGCTGAACTCAAATG GGAGGACAAACCATCTAAAAGAGTACAAACTGGTGGAAGGTTCACATCAGGACATTATG GTCATGGACCAGTTGAAGGGGAAACACCTCCACCAGGCTATGTGTGCCGCAGCTGTGGAGTTCCAGGCCATTTCATTCAACATTGCCCACAGGAGAGAAAGACACCTCCATCTGGCTATATCTGCTACAGTTGCAGAATCCCAGGGCATTTTATTCACCATTGCCCGACCATTGGTGACCCCAAATTTGATGATTACAAAAAGTCCCATTCTCTTTGGCCAGAAGTATCTGCATCTCCTGTTGATGGCATTCCATCAGCTCTTGCCCCAGCTGCATCTGTGagtgttgttgatgacttgcCAGCTGAGCTCCACTGCAGGCTATGTAATAAGGTGATGACAGATGCAGTGTTGACAAGCAAGTGCTGCTTTGACAGTTTCTGCGATAAAT GCATTCGAGATTACATTATTACACAATCCAAGTGCATTTGTGGAGTCAAGGTTCTTGCAGATGACCTTGTTCCCAATCAAACACTTCGGAGCACAATCAGCAATATGCTGGCAACAAGGGCTAGCAGCATCACTAGTGGTACAGGGAAGAACAGGAGCTCTTCTGGCAGCAACCTGGATAATAATTCAGCAAACCGAACCCCTCCAGTTGCCTTGGAAATGCAATCTAAGGACCACCACATATCATCAGCTGCTCCTGATGCTGGCCTCCAAGTTCCCACAGAAGATAACATGAGCCACCTTGAACATAAATTGACAACAGGTGTTGATCTTGAAGTCAAAGATGAAGGCAATTCTGCAGGTATATCAGTAGAGAAGGCTGTACAAACTGCCGATGCCAGATTGAAAGATGGAAGCGAATCTACTTCAAAGGTCACAGCTATTTCAGGAACGTTAGAACCAAAAGCTTCCAAGACTGATCAATCGAAGAAGAAGCGCAAAAAGGCAGATTCAACTAAGATTGGCCATCCTAACAATGGCAACTACAACACTCCATTTGACCCTGCATATTACAACCCTTATGCCTGTGGGTATCCTTGGGTATCTGAACCTTACATGCATGGCTCACTGGGCATGCCTTATGGTGACCCATCGCTGGGCATGCCTTATGGTGATCCATCGCTGGGCATGCCTTATGGTGGCTATCCAATGGGCCCCTATGGTATCAATTCCATCAGCAACATGCCACTGCCATTTCCATCAGCGATGCAAGGCAATCTTGTAAATACTCGCAG CTGGGAAACTCAACCTATGCTTCAGCGGGCAAGCGGAGATGCTGCACGTTCAAGGCTGGCTGCAAAGCCCAAAGAACCTGCCAACCAGTCTCGATCATCAGAGCGTGACCAGCATCTGAGGTATTCTCATGGCACCGATTCCAGGAACAACGGAAGCAGGTCGAGCTCTGACAGGAGGTCTTCTCATAGGCGCTCGAGAGATCGTGCTGAGGATCATCGCTCCAGTGATTACGCCGAGGATCACCGGAGCAAGAAGAGAACGCGCGCGTCTTCTCCAACCGATGGCGACAGGCACAGCAGAGCGAGGTCCAGGCACAGCTCCAGGAGCCGTACCCATGAGGATTCAAGCGACGATGAGCGCAATTTCAAGAGGAGATGGGGAGACAGAAGATAG
- the LOC102701343 gene encoding ferredoxin C 1, chloroplastic produces MATAAPPLHLHLATSACSPRAGLRRASGLRVAAALPAPRAYRVTIEHGGESRVVEVGEDETILSRALDEGIDVPHDCKLGVCMTCPARLVAGEVDQSDGMLSDDVVAQGYALLCASYPRSDCTIRVIPEDELLQVQLATADD; encoded by the coding sequence ATGGCTACAGCTGCTCCGccgctccacctccacctcgccacctccgcctgcTCCCCTCGCGCCGGGCTCCGCCGCGCCTCCGGCctgcgcgtggcggcggcgctgccggcgccgcgggCGTACAGGGTGACGatcgagcacggcggcgagtcgcgggtggtggaggtgggggAGGACGAGACCATCCTGTCGCGCGCGCTCGACGAGGGCATCGACGTGCCGCACGACTGCAAGCTCGGCGTGTGCATGACCTGCCCCgcccgcctcgtcgccggcgaggtggacCAGAGCGACGGCATGCTcagcgacgacgtcgtcgCGCAGGGCTACGCGCTGCTCTGCGCCTCCTACCCGCGCTCCGACTGCACCATCCGCGTCATCCCCGAGGACGAGCTGCTCCAGGTCcagctcgccaccgccgacgactga
- the LOC102701802 gene encoding uncharacterized protein LOC102701802, whose translation MATLQLNHIARETDDVRRLAAFYEEVLGFERIASPNYPAFQVAWLRLPGTPAVALHLIERDPAAAPASVGPGAAGAPAAQLPRRHHLAFSVADYDGFLAGLKARGTDVFEKTQPDGTTRQVFFFDPDGNGLEVTSSGSSDK comes from the exons ATGGCGACGCTGCAGCTCAACCACATCGCGCGGGAGACCGACGAcgtgcgccgcctcgccgccttcTACGAGGAGGTGCTCGGCTTCGAGCGCATCGCGTCCCCGAACTACCCGGCCTTCCAGGTCGCCTGGCTCCGCCTCCCGGGGAcgcccgccgtcgcgctccACCTCATCGAGCgggaccccgccgccgcgcccgcgtccGTCGGCCCAGGCGCCGCGGGAGCCCCGGCCGCGCAGCTGCCCAGGCGCCACCACCTGGCCTTCTCCGTCGCCGACTACGACGGGTTCCTCGCCGGGCTCAAGGCCCGCGGCACGGACGTGTTCGAGAAGACGCAGCCCGACGGCACCACGCGCCAGGTCTTCTTCTTCGACCCCGATG GCAATGGCTTAGAGGTTACAAGCTCAGGCTCAAGCGATAAGTAA